The following coding sequences are from one Triticum aestivum cultivar Chinese Spring chromosome 5A, IWGSC CS RefSeq v2.1, whole genome shotgun sequence window:
- the LOC123107258 gene encoding cinnamoyl-CoA reductase 1, whose protein sequence is MPTRAEGNAGSGKTVCVTGAAGYIASWLVKLLLSRGYDVHGTVRHLGEEKTGHLRRLENASENLRLFQADLLDYDAMAAAIVGCQGVFHVATPVPSGILTDPELQMLGPVVTGTTNVLKAASAADAERVVVVSSMVAVEINPKDWPQGKIRDESCWSDKEFCRSNESWYPVAKIAAEAAALEYGRATGLRVVTLNPALVFGPLLQPTINTSSQFLIYFLKGGPDETRDKLWHIVDVRDVADALLLLYEAPEATGRHICAPHFITARELLGLLKNMYPGYPCIAEESIRDMDHTAPMTSGKLKKLGWSSRPLRETITDTVEFCREAGFLEDGDGDDTPCRFPPLLNKV, encoded by the exons ATGCCGACGCGCGCTGAGGGAAATGCCGGCAGCGGGAAGACGGTGTGCGTCACCGGCGCCGCCGGGTACATCGCCTCGTGGCTCGTGaagctcctcctctcccgcggctACGACGTCCACGGCACCGTCCGCCACCTTG GCGAGGAGAAGACCGGCCATCTGAGGCGGTTAGAGAACGCTTCCGAAAACCTCAGGCTCTTCCAGGCTGACCTCCTTGATTACGACGCAATGGCAGCTGCCATCGTGGGATGCCAGGGAGTTTTTCATGTCGCCACTCCCGTTCCTTCGGGAATCCTAACCGATCCAGAG CTACAGATGCTGGGCCCTGTTGTTACTGGCACCACGAATGTGCTCAAGGCCGCCTCTGCCGCCGATGCCGAGAGAGTGGTCGTCGTGTCGTCCATGGTCGCCGTCGAGATCAACCCCAAAGACTGGCCCCAAGGTAAAATCAGAGATGAGAGCTGCTGGTCAGACAAAGAATTTTGCAGGAGCAACGAG AGCTGGTACCCTGTTGCAAAgatcgcggcggaggcggcggcactCGAGTACGGGCGGGCAACCGGGCTCCGCGTGGTGACTCTGAATCCGGCGCTGGTGTTCGGCCCCCTGCTCCAGCCGACCATCAACACGAGCAGCCAGTTCCTCATCTACTTCCTCAAAG GAGGCCCTGACGAGACGAGGGACAAGCTGTGGCATATCGTGGACGTCCGCGACGTCGCCGACGCGCTGCTCCTGCTCTACGAGGCGCCCGAGGCCACCGGCAGGCACATCTGCGCGCCTCACTTCATCACCGCCCGGGAGCTGCTGGGCTTGCTCAAGAACATGTACCCTGGGTACCCCTGCATAGCCGA GGAGAGCATACGTGACATGGATCACACGGCTCCGATGACCTCCGGGAAGCTGAAGAAGCTGGGGTGGAGCTCCCGGCCACTGAGGGAGACGATCACGGACACCGTCGAGTTCTGCCGGGAGGCTGGGTTTCTTGAGGACGGGGATGGTGATGATACGCCCTGCCGCTTCCCCCCTCTTCTCAACAAAGTCTAG